Proteins encoded together in one Telopea speciosissima isolate NSW1024214 ecotype Mountain lineage chromosome 6, Tspe_v1, whole genome shotgun sequence window:
- the LOC122665497 gene encoding uncharacterized protein LOC122665497, translating to MTTQLQDIVREKQQVPPLVYEAPPPLVPAVGTVHSTPPPILQVPQAPAVALAYTDPSKLSKKFQKHRPPTFGQMANDTLLPAHWIRDLERIFYVLQCIDTEKIRCAVFQFRGEADAWWRSSKENFWATYPNATWAQFTELFEELFYFAPAHQKPDDVKARKFEKGLRPSISTSVVLHEYPTYTQVVQAAKIIEDQQRENYWAI from the exons ATGACCACTCAGTTGCAAGACATTGTCAGGGAGAAGCAGCAAGTGCCCCCTCTAGTGTATGAGGCCCCTCCTCCACTAGTTCCCGCAGTTGGTACTGTACATAGTACTCCCCCTCCTATTCTACAAGTTCCACAAGCCCCAGCAGTGGCACTAGCTTATACGGATCCCTCCAAGCTTTCAAAAAAGTTTCAGAAGCATCGCCCTCCTACCTTTGGTCAGATGGCTAATGATACTTTACTCCCAGCCCACTGGATCAGGGATCTAGAGAGGATTTTTTATGTGCTTCAATGCATCGACACTGAAAAGATAAGATGTGCAGTGTTCCAGTTCCGAGGTGAGGCCGATGCTTGGTGGCGCTCCTCCAAGGAAAACTTTTGGGCAACATACCCAAATGCAACATGGGCTCAGTTCACCGAA CTATTTGAGGAACTGTTTTACTTTGCACCTGCACACCAGAAGCCTGATGATGTCAAGGCCAGAAAGTTTGAGAAAGGTCTGAGGCCCAGTATCAGTACCTCTGTGGTGTTGCATGAGTACCCTACTTATACACAGGTGGTCCAGGCCGCCAAAATTATCGAGGACCAACAAAGAGAGAACTATTGGGCTATATAA